The nucleotide sequence aaactttaatATGAAGTTACATGACTGCGTGTCATCAATTTGAAACTTTTTCAGACTTGAGTGATATCTCTTAATCAGGTGATATCACAGACAATCACCACCATGTCATTCAAACTGGGTCTTATATTGGAAAACACCAGTCTTATGTTCTAGTTGGAATTGTTATCCCCCTCTCTCCCTGGTGATTTTAATACCTACAGACGATAAATGCAAACTCTACTCTGAGCCAGAGGAAGACCCGAACATTCTGTCCACGTCGCTGAGAAGGAAACTATTTTCTCACAGCGATAACAGCCACTTCCTCTCCACCCCTGGTGCCGGTGGTAGCCTACTCAGAAACGGTACCCCTGCCTCTAACCAAGGTCTACCTTCCCCTCACCTCTCCCCTGTGGAAAAGGACGAGGATTGCCATGGAGAATCGTCGAAACCAAAAACACCAAACTCTGGTGgggtaagtaaaacacaaaataatttgCCATGcaagtgcttttttttttttttttttttttcacaggaaAACATAGCACTTTAATAAGAGATAAAGTTCACAGCCTTGAAAGCTGCTTCGGTACTCGAATATATGAATACTAAATTAGTCCCTATACTAGTACTCCAGACAATTTGGAGATCTAACCATATATACATCTAACTATAGTGCTGAGAGCTTTGTACTCATGAATACCAAGATGATTGTCAAGTTTGTACTCAATCTGTTGTACTCATACATCAAAGTCTAGTAGTAACCATAAACATAACTATATACGCAGATCCTGTCTATGAGATCTGATGTAACAGAAGTTCATTTGTGGTTGATTGTACTTCAATTTGTGTTTGAGTAACATCAACAGGGATTGTCACATTGAAATGTTCAATCTTGTGTTGTCGTTATAATAGTTCAGGAAAATGTATATATGGATGAATGaattatgttatttttatttaaactttattttaagagggaagctcgtttagcaatagctaatcttccacgaggccctctaataagacatataataatataaaatgtatgaaaatttaagaaaaaacaatgaaaataaatgaaaggaagatgaataaatgaatggatAAATTACTACAATGATAGCAGACTTTTTCTGTTGTCCTTCTATTCAAGTTGTTTTCATCTCTTCTCAACTTACAGAGCCAGTTTTCTTCTAGTCCTCTTGTACGGCTGCATGGACCCAGAGTCTGTACTCCATTCACCCCTAGAGGTCCTTCTCCTCTCACTAAAAACCTTGGCACGCCTCTTCTTTCGCCGATTTGTAAGGATTCAGAAACGCCAAGAACAGGTCGGTACAGCCAATCGTTTCTTTGTAATTGGAAGACGAAGATGAAAATTATGTTTGTATTCTCTGTAATAAAATGTATGTTCCTGTGCTTTTGAAATCACACAGAGGGAGGCAAACCTTGAGTGAACACTAACAGATATTCTGCAACATTAGTTAGAGGGCgttgtggttaaggcagtggacttgtgatctaaggattacaggttcgagtcctggccagatcattgcgttgtgtccttgggcaaggcactttatctccattgcctcctctcttcacccaggtgtataaatggggacttgcgagatgactgtaaatatagttgtgtgcgccagttcgtggctgcaccctatgggaagtcccccaggggacatgtggctgtggtgccccaggagagattgtttgaattgtgcacactttggtgtgtaggtgtgacaagttaccaatagggatgcaccggatccaaatttttggattcggccggaaccggattttgccggatagtacatgaaatccggctgGATAAAATctggccggaaccggatttattcattatacaaaagaaaatcattaataagaagtagaagtatgaaacaaggagcaaatcttaggtgaggtattcGCAAACaatcagaccattgagaaaattacattaaacatgttaaacctaatttttccttactttgaatgtttttattaacatttggaaatacagtagtttacattgatttaagttaataccaacacctttttaaggaataattcaggccagattttgaaagagatccggccagatttttgaaaaacatctggccggattttgaaaaatatccggccggaaccggataattgctcactatccggccggatagtccggccggaccggatatctgGTGCATGCctagttaccaatgaccagggttaagtacagcgctatataagaactgttaattattatgattattagaCAGGAAGACAGGAAAGGGGAAGAGGTGCCCATGTGTATTTAGGACTGTGTAACACTGTCTGTATGTAATACCAAAGTatgatatgtgtaaaagtaagttggcctgacgtttcgatcctagcaggatcttcttcagaggctaaatgacaagtaacagtaacagaagggacaaaaacacgcacagaatgcAGAcgggttaatgagcatggtgaacacaaagagatagatgtaaggggattagtagacaagggatggagagaagaaagaaagaaaccaacaggggaagaggagaggtgggagataaacagtggagggacaaagagatgATTAAGGGAAGGgtgtagggaataaactggtgaaggacaaagacagaaaggtaaGGAGAAAAAatggtggaagagagctatgagattactacttgtcatttagcctttgaggaagatcctgctaggaacgaaacgtcaggccaacttacttttacacattctcttacacaggctctctagtggataagcagtttgctattaacagttttattttattttgaaatgcagCTTCAATCAAATCTTTCTTCTGTCATCATTGCAGGTAAACCTGATAAAAGAAACCACATCTCGAGTTTTGCCTCCAAGCTTTCATTCAGTTCCGACGTATCCAGCTCCTCTTCGCCCAGTCCCCTTCAGATCAGATCGTGGCAGCCCTCTTGTCAGAAGTCTTCCCCGGTCTCTGAACCCGTCATGGACGAAGACAATAGCAATGTCTCCATGGAAGTCAGCGCCCTGGCTGCCGAGAGCGAAACTCGCGGACCCGCCGCGGCAAAGAACGGCGTCAGAGGTCGTTCAGAACTCAATGACGATAAGCGTCCCTGCTCCCGCTTGGACTTTACTTCCTGTCTGTTTCCGGAGGGCGACAGAAACTACGAGAACGACAAGCTCACCTCTACGCAGCTGGTGGAGGGAAATTCCGGTCATgatctgacctttgacctgacaATGAACGACGATGGCAATTTGACAGCGATGGAGATAAGTTCCGTGCATTCCACGGGGAATTCGATCCTGCCAACAGGCTCAGAACACAAACTGGTCCCGAACGGTGATCGTCCGGGGGAGTTAACCGGACACGAACGGAGAGGGTTGGAGCGGGAAGGACCGGTACAGATGGGTGATATGGCACAGTCTGTATTAGTGAAGCACAACATTCAGGGTAGATTAGACAGCGGTTATGGTACACATAGTCTACCTACCAGCACTGTAGGTACATTGGCTACGGTCTCTACCAGCAGCAGTGAAAGTACAGAGAGCTTGCCCGCACTGACCCTCTCAAGTACGGGTAGTCCGACCTCGCTGAGTTTATAGTCTATGAAAATATTACGAAAATAGCTGGTGGTGTTTTGTAGAAGAATACAGAAAGTCTCGGCTCTCACAAATGTATGAGTGAAAGTTTGTGTAGAGGAACAAGAGAAGGGTTAGATATGGAAAGGCTGTAATTATTCAAGACAAGAATTAATTCCAGACAAGAATTAATTCAAGACAAGAAAAGCAAAATTCAAAAGTCAGTCTAAAAAAAGTCTGCAGCACCTCAAGGAAAATACACAATTATGGTAaagcctcatttgcataaaaGAATTGGGGCATAAAATGTTCACAACATACTTTGTTATTAGAAGTAGAAAAGGAGCTTTTGGACAATTTCAAGTGCTGCATTTCACATCATGAAACAAAATGTACTCTTATATAGACCGTGGCAGTGGCAAACTACAGTAAAGTATACAAAACTTTGTCGCACAGCAACTTGGTGATAATGCACTAAAAGTCacacctaatttgcataaaaagAACTGAGGCAGAAAAGCTTCTCCAGTACTGCATTTCACATCACTAAAGAAATAGACctgtatgattattattattattagtactaTGATATAAAATTACAATGTAAAACTACACTagagcagggacgtagccagaaatttgaaaaggggggggggggagcagaacTTTAAAAGGGGCGCTTCTCACAAAAGGGAGCATTATTACACTGaataatgtaaaaataaaattttcacCAAGAATGCCTCACACGTTGCAGGTAATGAACAATAATAAGAGTATTGTATTACGTAGCAGACAAACTTTCAGGGGAAAGATTGAGAAAGGTCTCttagcttccttcaacctgTAAAGAGAGCTATCATGATATTTCCTGCTcttatttaaatttgatttttcagGGTACTTaaaggaggtgggggggggagtgatcGCTCCCattgctccccctcccccggcTACATCCCTGCACTAGTGTATGCAGTATTATTAGGTTGGTTTCATATCCAAAGTAAACTCCTGTCTCAAGAAGATCAAATCACTCAGATTTGACTGTACTATGGTTTTTTGTTTTATGGCATAGCAAAAACACCAGTGTGTATTTCAAGtattaaaatcaatttaatgTAGCAATTTTTGTCACCCtggggaggagaagggggagaggCCAGGCACCACCACCTGTGGTTGTGAGACAGGACTTCAAAATGATATGTATGTTTTCTTGAGTACCAGTTTCAAGAAGACGTGGATTTAAGTTAATGCAGGTTGTCACGTTTGGTCACtataatttcacaaaaaaaaaaccaccgaATTTTGACTTAAAAATACAGATCGCCTTTTGATCAATCTAGGACAAACTGATAGATTTCTTgcacaaaacttgaaaatatttcgATGCTTTAAGAATAAAAATTTAATGACAGTAAGAATCACatgcaaaatgcaaattttgaaactTGAAGGTTTTCCAACCCTCGCCTCATTATCTGAACTAAACTTACAGTGATCGAGCCACATTAGTTTTTAGTATCGAAAACAATCAAGACTTTTATCAAAATctacacaaacacaaaaaaacaaagctGCATTGAATTTGCATGTGAAGCAATAGATGACACAACGTTTTGGTATGTTGTCATGACGACGTTATCGTATACTGATATGATGATAACACATATTTTTATGTCTCTTATCATGAATAGTGGAATTTATTTACCCGCATATTCAGTAATTATATAGATGTAAGTTATAATGCCATTCTTGTTTGTCGTAGATAAGCAGCCTCAGTTTCCAATTTTTGGTTATCctcattttgttcattttcatacaatatatagtattttTCAGTATAAATTTAGTTTTAATCtgagctattttttttttctttcaattttacagatatattattattatttctgtttttcttaCCTTTCACTGTCATAAAGATATACTCTTGCTATATTATATTCATGTCAGAACCACCTGCAGGAGTAGAGACATTGAATGGTGGAGGCAGGAcgtggggaagggggtggggggtggggaggagttGCCGCGAGGAGGATTTGGTGGCTACGAGAATGAGAGAGTAAAGTTTAGGTGGTTTGTTTCGACAAAGGAGAGTAGGATAATTCCTCTATACAGAGTTTCTTCTCTCTTGGCCTTCCTGTAATCTCGAACAATTTTGTCTtctaagtgggggggggggggatgggtacGGGATTGGGGTGGAGACCGAGGTACTGACTTTATCTTTGTATTTATGAGTAggacattaaaggcattgaagactcgccccaaaccgcgtgcggccatctgaaaaagttaactttctgttgcttgctaGTGACGCTTTGttatgtcgctacaaaatgcagacagtaatgaaacgtgataccttgttatctttagctggacctgagatgtccatcgctgtatcgtttgttcactgtgctgtgggtattgaccgcagctgtatgtactgactgtacactagtgtctaattgccgacggtagcaagctgtgtgtattatctgggatcgatggtggtgtctaacacttctgttacacctcattcgaaactagattagattaccggcattagacgtttcctttttgcgcgagtcttcacaaccCTTTAATGCACACGTATCAAACTCCTGTTCATTACCTTTCGGGTCAGTCTGGTTATCTCACAGGTTGTTGTAAACAAACAAGACAACCTTCCCTTTAGCGAATATTAACTGACATGAAGTCTCACCTtgatactatatactatatgaatgcgatattttcatataaatttaGTAGAAAAAATATTCCGATAAATttgtttatgttaatttttatgTCAGTAAGTTGTAAGACGTAAGATTGGAAGTGGTTTTCTGCAGCACTACCGCTAGGGTTGACATTGACTAGGTAATCAAACTTTTCATGAATTGTGCAAATTCGGATGCACGTGTTCCTCTACCCCTTCCTACCCACCCCCCTTACCTCACACTTCCCCCGCCCCTCTTCTCCCAAGAAATTGAAAACTTGTACTACACAAATGTAGGTAAAATGATAGAAATATTAGCACCTTTTTGCATCTAATCGCCTCTACcctaacaatttttttttgatagaAATAGAACTCCATCTGGCATCAGTGTGAATACAATGCCCCATGGTTGGTGAGAGTGATTAATCTTGCAGTATAATATTATACTCAGAGTGCGAGTATTAGGGAGAGAGTACGCTGCTGGGGAATGTTTTATTCTCGGCCTCTTGGCTAAGATCATACTTCGTAGTATGTTCCCCATTCGAGGGGAATCTTGATATACACACATGACGATTATCACACTGTCGCAAACTCTATACAAGgactggggtgggggagggggttgtgagcggatcagtcgttcggatgtgtttttttttattcgtgCCCAGATTCTTTCTTGGATGACTCTTCTTATAATGTAATTATGTTTAATTACATCAATAAGAGGACGGACTTTGTTGACAACCAAATTCAAAAGGCAACTTTCAGTATTTGCATGGTGGATTGCAAAGCAGCACATCACTACTTACTGCATGCAATAATCATGGAACATAATTCGATAAATATGGAAAATTTAAGATCCATGCGCGAATAGTCGTAGAAGTATAACTAAGTTTCCTGGGATGCGTGTAGCAGCCGGACCcgtaggcggggggggggggggtgaagaggCACGGTCCATGTGCCCGGCCTGACTACGGGCGAGGAGCAACTGGGCCCGTAACTAGCATTTTTGAGTTTGAAGGGTATCATCGAGAAgaggcaccaacaatttaaggaggaaCAGAATAGGTTACCCGTGTTCTTAGCCTGTGACGTTTTCGTACACGTGATGATGCCCCTTACAAAAGGGGGAGAGGTTGGAGATGCAGTAAATTAGatgagggaggggtggaagggGAGTGTGCAGAGGCACGACCACTGTGCCTCGGCCTGAATACGGGCCTGGTAGCAGCATGGGCTCGATACAAATCTGACTGCCGATGCACAATGTAGGCTACATTATGGCCGATACAAATATTACTGAGTACAGCTGACTGTTGAACGGTAGCtgataattaaaacaaacactATCACAGCTATCGGACTAGACATCTTAAATCTAACagttcttttttaaatttaattatgcTTAGCTTGATGTTCATTATTAATTGGGTACCGACCTTTGAGCTttgtattcatttattaatCAACTGTACATATACTACTGGTTACTTGTGTGCGGTGCATAGGCTATGTCTCAGTAGTATTTGAATCCACGTATTCGTTAGTGCACTATATACCGTGTTAGTCCAGAATTCAAAGAGTCTGTTCGTTCCGCACAAAACCGTCAAAATATCCTTATTATGGAAGGCCATAAATAGCATCTACTGCTAGATAAAGTATTAGACTTTAGATATCATCTTACTGTTACAAACGGTCATCGCAGGTAAGTTACTCGTTTAGGTTTATATAGTACATTACAGTAGATTGAACAGAGTAAGTAAATCACTAACGGATTATATTATTCAACGTAGTAGTTTTACATCAGTTTATTTTTAATGATATAAAAGGAATAAAGACAGaaacttttccttttctttgcaTCAGCTTTCATACAAATTAAAGTATTATACAAAAGTGGGAAATATCAGGCAACATTCgtgcccccctcctcccccacccacaaGAATATGACTTCCAAACAGCTTAAATTTTTATTAAATACACACAAAGTCATACACACTGGTAACATTCATCTTTGATTACTCAATGAATGATAaaaccattttgcatctatgcccccccccccccttgaaaccaacaaaataaaattttcaaCGGGAGGGAACAACACTGAGGACGGACATCGGCCTATTAATGtgcccctcacccccaccccccgccccccaatCTCCCGACTCTCCAACAATGTTCGGACTCGGGTTAGGAGCCTCATTCCATATAGGTTTGATAAAATATTGACCAGAGTTACGCCGAAacccataggcgtacgaggcgggggggggggcagactgcccccccccccaaatttccagaggacaagaaattcgggcaaaagtcctgaaaaattcgggcggcctaagaggagaaaaaaaatatatatatatatatatattttttctcctcttaggctgcccgaatttttcaggacttttgcccgaatttcttgtcctatatatatatatatatatatatatatata is from Apostichopus japonicus isolate 1M-3 chromosome 16, ASM3797524v1, whole genome shotgun sequence and encodes:
- the LOC139982849 gene encoding uncharacterized protein, with the protein product MEDETPSSSNITFNPFEAESLDSLHLPTFSPSVFSTKVGTPSNAKKKPPEFRWSIDQLASLYPADIDENVEQVEVPLDHEMEAKVQSTISRFFEENLHVPSPWSNPSQAAKKKFNSSGLSLSQKLYSTEQSSTKDNSPQDPPSRGVDAVCQTAITLPVNFDLIALLDDKCKLYSEPEEDPNILSTSLRRKLFSHSDNSHFLSTPGAGGSLLRNGTPASNQGLPSPHLSPVEKDEDCHGESSKPKTPNSGGSQFSSSPLVRLHGPRVCTPFTPRGPSPLTKNLGTPLLSPICKDSETPRTGKPDKRNHISSFASKLSFSSDVSSSSSPSPLQIRSWQPSCQKSSPVSEPVMDEDNSNVSMEVSALAAESETRGPAAAKNGVRGRSELNDDKRPCSRLDFTSCLFPEGDRNYENDKLTSTQLVEGNSGHDLTFDLTMNDDGNLTAMEISSVHSTGNSILPTGSEHKLVPNGDRPGELTGHERRGLEREGPVQMGDMAQSVLVKHNIQGRLDSGYGTHSLPTSTVGTLATVSTSSSESTESLPALTLSSTGSPTSLSL